Proteins from one Gorilla gorilla gorilla isolate KB3781 chromosome 11, NHGRI_mGorGor1-v2.1_pri, whole genome shotgun sequence genomic window:
- the SLC16A14 gene encoding monocarboxylate transporter 14 yields the protein MYTSHEDIGYDFEDGPKDKKTLKPHPNIDGGWAWMMVLSSFFVHILIMGSQMALGVLNVEWLEEFHQSRGLTAWVSSLSMGITLIVGPFIGLFINTCGCRQTAIIGGLVNSLGWVLSAYAANVHYLFITFGVAAGLGSGMAYLPAVVMVGRYFQKRRALAQGLSTTGTGFGTFLMTVLLKYLCAEYGWRNAMLIQGAVSLNLCVCGALMRPLSPGKNPNDPGEKDLRVLPAHSTESVKSTGQQGRTEEKDGGLGNEETLCDLQAQECPDQAGHRKNMCALRILKTVSWLTMRVRKGFEDWYSGYFGTASLFTNRMFVAFIFWALFAYSSFVIPFIHLPEIVNLYNLSEQNDVFPLTSIIAIVHIFGKVILGVIADLPCISVWNVFLLANFTLVLSIFILPLMHTYAGLAVICALIGFSSGYFSLMPVVTEDLVGIEHLANAYGIIICANGISALLGPPFAGWIYDITQKYDFSFYICGLLYMIGILFLLIQPCIRIIEQSRRKYMDGAHV from the exons ATGTATACCAGTCATGAAGATATTGGGTATGATTTTGAAGATGGCCCCAAAGACAAAAAGACACTGAAGCCCCACCCAAACATTGATGGCGGATGGGCTTGGATGATGGTGCTCTCCTCTTTCTTTGTGCACATCCTCATCATGGGCTCCCAGATGGCCCTGGGTGTCCTCAACGTGGAATGGCTGGAAGAATTCCACCAGAGCCGTGGCCTGACCGCCTGGGTCAGCTCCCTCAGCATGGGCATCACCTTGATAGTGG GCCCTTTCATCGGCTTGTTCATTAACACCTGTGGGTGCCGCCAGACTGCGATCATTGGAGGGCTCGTCAACTCCCTGGGCTGGGTGTTGAGTGCCTATGCTGCAAACGTGCATTATCTCTTCATTACTTTTGGAGTCGCGGCTG GCCTGGGCAGCGGGATGGCCTACCTGCCAGCGGTGGTCATGGTGGGCAGGTATTTCCAGAAGAGACGCGCCCTCGCCCAGGGCCTCAGCACCACGGGGACCGGATTCGGTACGTTCCTAATGACTGTGCTGCTGAAGTACCTGTGCGCAGAGTACGGCTGGAGGAATGCCATGTTGATCCAAGGTGCCGTTTCCCTAAACCTGTGTGTTTGTGGGGCGCTCATGAGGCCCCTCTCTCCTGGTAAAAACCCAAACGACCCAGGAGAGAAAGATCTGCGCGTCCTGCCAGCGCACTCCACAGAATCTGTGAAGTCAACTGGACAGCAGGGAAGAACAGAAGAGAAGGATGGTGGGCTTGGGAACGAGGAGACCCTCTGCGACCTGCAAGCCCAGGAGTGCCCCGATCAGGCCGGGCACAGGAAGAACATGTGTGCCCTCCGGATTCTGAAGACTGTCAGCTGGCTCACCATGAGAGTCAGGAAGGGCTTCGAGGACTGGTATTCGGGCTACTTTGGGACAGCCTCTCTATTTACAAATCGAATGTTTGTAGCCTTTATTTTCTGGGCTTTGTTTGCATACAGCAGCTTTGTCATCCCCTTCATTCACCTCCCAGAAATCGTCAATTTGTATAACTTATCGGAGCAAAACGACGTTTTCCCTCTGACGTCAATTATAGCAATAGTTCACATCTTTGGAAAAGTGATCCTGGGCGTCATAGCCGACTTGCCTTGCATTAGTGTTTGGAATGTCTTCCTGTTGGCCAACTTCACCCTTGTCCTCAGTATTTTTATTCTGCCGTTGATGCACACGTACGCTGGCCTGGCGGTCATCTGTGCACTGATAGGGTTTTCCAGTGGTTATTTCTCCCTAATGCCCGTAGTGACTGAAGACTTGGTTGGCATTGAACACCTGGCCAATGCCTACGGCATCATCATCTGTGCTAATGGCATCTCTGCGTTGCTGGGACCACCTTTTGCAG